Proteins from a single region of Desulfatiglans anilini DSM 4660:
- a CDS encoding CsgG/HfaB family protein — translation MHKCSRKALAGCVLILLMTVSPAWAGHVITEEERLWAREALQQEKALAASAAASDTIAVLNFANRTGAAELDPLQKGLAVMLITDLTQVSSLRVVERVRMQALVEELGLGVSGLVETGTAPRVGRLLRARWLAGGGMTADRAPVIDIRADVLEVPDSQILGQPAAQGPLAELFRMEKEILFGILALLKIEPSTEEEEALRRPLTISLEAFLRFAEGIDASDRGLYPKAAELYEKALEADPGFGTAAEALEELRSLGLIPPKRRSGAFLRSLRDRTSLTDRLSPDEVIRRERTPQDLDQLPQPLPEPPPPPERFQP, via the coding sequence ATGCATAAATGCAGCAGAAAAGCGCTGGCAGGATGCGTCCTGATCCTGCTGATGACCGTATCACCGGCATGGGCCGGACACGTCATCACGGAAGAGGAGCGGCTGTGGGCCAGAGAGGCCCTGCAGCAGGAAAAGGCCCTGGCGGCATCGGCTGCCGCCTCGGACACGATCGCGGTGCTCAACTTCGCCAACCGGACCGGGGCGGCGGAACTCGATCCGCTCCAGAAGGGGTTGGCTGTCATGCTGATCACCGACTTGACGCAGGTCTCATCGCTCCGCGTCGTCGAACGCGTGCGCATGCAGGCCCTGGTGGAGGAGCTGGGACTCGGGGTTTCAGGATTGGTGGAGACCGGGACGGCGCCGAGGGTGGGCAGGCTTCTCCGGGCCCGCTGGCTTGCCGGTGGGGGCATGACAGCCGACCGTGCCCCTGTCATCGACATCCGGGCCGACGTCCTGGAAGTCCCGGACAGCCAAATCCTGGGGCAGCCCGCCGCGCAGGGACCGTTGGCCGAGTTGTTTCGTATGGAAAAGGAGATCCTCTTCGGGATCCTGGCCCTCCTGAAGATCGAACCGTCGACCGAAGAAGAGGAGGCGCTGCGGCGGCCCCTGACTATCAGCCTCGAGGCCTTCCTGAGGTTCGCCGAAGGGATCGATGCCAGCGACCGCGGGCTCTATCCCAAGGCCGCCGAGCTATATGAAAAGGCCCTGGAAGCCGACCCCGGCTTCGGTACGGCGGCCGAGGCGCTCGAAGAGTTGAGGTCGCTCGGGCTCATCCCGCCGAAGCGGCGGAGCGGGGCCTTCCTCCGTTCGCTGCGCGACCGGACCTCTCTGACCGACCGTCTCTCACCCGACGAGGTGATCCGGCGCGAGCGGACACCCCAGGATCTGGACCAGCTGCCCCAACCGCTGCCCGAGCCGCCGCCGCCGCCTGAGCGCTTTCAGCCTTGA
- a CDS encoding transporter → MKALKIVIGILCLVSVWCIIGPASAAEFEYTLHTGFHFDLWRSDADESGFQFHTPIEVAGRYDAFSLRVLSAVMYTETSPEGRDDVSVSNFADTKINASYEIIGRFPVDILIGLDLNLPTGETRLSADDLLLYLDPDLVSITQLGEGFNINPTLVLGREWERWAAGLGAGYVWRGSYDYSEEVEDYDPGNIFTLSAEVHYLLTSAWQARLFAQYADYGQDTVRDAAFYEEGDFMMIGVGLDYSAGPWETSVSLRSIQRAKSRFDEPSGGILKEEANSHGDEWVADLFCRYALDSRTTLKGLAQFLSIDANDYPRGEDLYVGERQKFALGLAVARQFLANLSGEVGVKGFIVDDDETWYHPTSGRRYRGLSAAVTFTGTF, encoded by the coding sequence ATGAAAGCCCTAAAGATCGTCATCGGGATCCTGTGCCTGGTCAGCGTATGGTGCATCATCGGACCGGCCTCTGCGGCGGAGTTCGAATACACCCTTCACACCGGCTTTCACTTCGACCTGTGGCGGAGCGATGCGGATGAGAGCGGTTTTCAGTTCCACACGCCCATCGAGGTTGCCGGCCGCTACGATGCGTTTTCCCTGCGGGTGCTCAGCGCCGTCATGTACACCGAGACATCTCCCGAAGGCAGGGATGACGTGTCCGTCTCGAATTTCGCCGACACCAAGATCAATGCCTCCTACGAGATCATCGGCCGCTTCCCGGTCGATATCCTGATCGGGCTCGATCTGAACCTTCCCACGGGCGAGACCCGGCTGAGCGCCGATGATCTGCTGCTGTATCTGGACCCCGATCTCGTTTCCATCACCCAGCTCGGCGAGGGTTTCAACATCAACCCGACGCTCGTCCTCGGCAGGGAATGGGAGCGTTGGGCGGCCGGCCTGGGGGCTGGATACGTGTGGCGCGGAAGCTACGACTACAGCGAGGAGGTCGAGGACTACGACCCGGGAAACATCTTCACCCTGTCGGCGGAGGTCCACTATCTGCTGACATCCGCCTGGCAAGCGCGGCTGTTCGCCCAGTACGCCGATTACGGCCAGGACACGGTGCGGGATGCGGCCTTTTATGAGGAGGGGGACTTCATGATGATCGGCGTGGGCTTGGACTATTCGGCCGGTCCCTGGGAGACCTCCGTCAGTCTGAGAAGCATCCAGAGGGCCAAAAGCCGCTTCGACGAGCCGTCGGGCGGCATTCTGAAGGAGGAGGCGAACAGCCACGGGGACGAATGGGTGGCGGACCTCTTCTGCCGGTATGCGCTCGATTCCCGGACCACGCTGAAAGGGCTCGCCCAGTTCCTCTCGATCGACGCCAATGATTACCCTCGAGGGGAGGATCTTTACGTCGGCGAGCGCCAGAAATTCGCCCTCGGGCTCGCCGTGGCCCGACAGTTCCTGGCCAACCTGAGTGGAGAGGTCGGGGTCAAGGGCTTCATCGTGGAC
- a CDS encoding PKD domain-containing protein, whose protein sequence is MKKTLLCALGCWVALLLPPGVAAAPDAYQPAVAHDPVNNSYLSVFADVFNATSSIYGELRDAAGEPAGDPVRLSGMDGAVMRQFPAVDRISENGHFLAVWSESAFLPDTNIRYWRVLGRLVAPDGLPLEGRIPITGYVSQGEMAPQVACSDGLCLVVWQTRACYSLGPTQICNQAIAAREVDANGTLVQEEAFLLTPSNEEVRLQAFPAVACDPASGRSLVIWQDDLNADSTGWDIHGRLVEAGGALIGDERILTAADADQTLPAVAFDRLGGRYLAVWTDGRNAEARGADIFGRLVGSEGDLIGDDFPISDTAAEAFDPAVVFLETGRRFLTAWQDDRGGELTGWDVYGRFLDAEGAADGLEIAVAATGGRDTRPALAYNPLDVSVLAAYETVQDDVPVQAYRVISARKPPTAAAGPDQSAEEGSLVTLDGSASAPWDPAAPIVSYQWIQVGGLPVALSGAESAVASFTAPLGGALGRLLAFLLVVTDSAGLQGADMALVRVTDLPLPPVAEAGPDQFVDEGTRVTLDGSLSRPSDPFYPIAAFRWRQTGGTPVSLSGAETAIATFTAPMVPLEGARLDFELEVRDASALASSDTVTITVDDRSPRTFRLTLPSGAYSEVGFPVEADPDLLHQITAQLGPYDIKRFRLFRWDPETGKNIEIVGPGWGAEQACVPGRGYWAIARDPATLDITGTPASIRRPCRVLLHPGWNQLAGPFFFDVGWNDRILVSDGTEESLIPVTAEENTLTSRVILEYDSATGQYAIASGLRMGRGYWIENLTPEDVELLIPPEPAALSNGSKTTEAGMGTYDGPPPPLPPEGLGKTRRRP, encoded by the coding sequence ATGAAAAAGACACTGCTTTGCGCACTGGGATGTTGGGTGGCCTTGTTGCTGCCGCCAGGCGTGGCAGCCGCCCCAGACGCCTACCAGCCGGCGGTGGCCCATGACCCCGTCAACAACAGCTACCTATCGGTATTTGCAGACGTCTTCAATGCCACGTCGAGCATTTACGGGGAGCTCCGGGACGCTGCCGGAGAGCCGGCCGGAGATCCAGTCCGCCTCTCTGGAATGGACGGCGCGGTGATGCGGCAGTTCCCGGCCGTCGACCGCATCAGCGAGAACGGGCATTTCCTGGCGGTCTGGAGCGAATCCGCTTTCCTCCCGGATACCAATATACGGTACTGGCGGGTCCTTGGACGGCTGGTTGCCCCGGACGGCCTGCCCCTCGAAGGGAGGATCCCCATCACAGGATACGTCAGTCAGGGTGAAATGGCCCCGCAGGTTGCCTGCAGCGACGGCCTATGCCTCGTCGTCTGGCAGACTCGGGCCTGCTACAGCCTCGGTCCCACCCAGATCTGCAATCAGGCGATTGCGGCCCGCGAAGTGGATGCGAACGGGACCTTGGTTCAGGAGGAGGCCTTTCTGCTGACACCGTCCAACGAGGAGGTACGCCTACAGGCCTTTCCGGCCGTCGCCTGCGACCCCGCCAGCGGCCGCAGCCTCGTCATATGGCAGGATGACCTGAACGCGGACTCGACCGGCTGGGATATCCACGGTCGTCTTGTCGAGGCCGGCGGGGCACTGATCGGAGATGAACGGATCCTCACAGCGGCCGATGCCGACCAGACCCTGCCCGCCGTGGCCTTCGACCGGCTGGGCGGCCGTTATCTGGCGGTGTGGACGGACGGACGCAATGCCGAGGCACGGGGTGCCGACATCTTCGGGCGTTTGGTCGGCTCTGAAGGCGATTTGATCGGGGACGATTTTCCGATCTCCGACACGGCCGCTGAGGCCTTCGATCCGGCGGTGGTTTTCCTCGAAACCGGGCGGCGCTTCCTGACCGCCTGGCAGGACGACCGCGGGGGGGAGCTCACCGGTTGGGATGTCTACGGCCGGTTCCTGGATGCCGAGGGCGCGGCGGACGGTCTCGAGATCGCCGTCGCAGCGACCGGCGGCCGCGATACCCGGCCTGCCCTGGCCTACAACCCCCTGGACGTGAGCGTCCTGGCAGCCTATGAAACCGTCCAGGACGACGTCCCGGTGCAGGCATACCGGGTCATCTCCGCGCGCAAGCCGCCCACCGCCGCGGCCGGACCTGACCAAAGCGCGGAAGAAGGCTCATTGGTCACCCTGGACGGAAGCGCCTCCGCGCCGTGGGACCCGGCCGCCCCCATTGTGTCCTACCAGTGGATTCAGGTGGGGGGCCTGCCTGTGGCCCTGAGCGGCGCAGAATCCGCCGTGGCGTCCTTTACGGCGCCCCTGGGAGGCGCCCTGGGCCGTTTGCTGGCCTTCCTCCTGGTGGTGACCGACTCGGCTGGTCTTCAGGGTGCCGACATGGCCCTGGTGCGGGTGACAGACCTGCCGTTGCCGCCCGTCGCTGAGGCCGGACCCGATCAGTTTGTCGACGAAGGAACCAGGGTTACCCTGGATGGATCGCTCTCACGCCCGTCCGATCCTTTCTATCCCATCGCGGCCTTCAGGTGGCGGCAGACGGGTGGCACCCCTGTGAGCCTGTCCGGAGCGGAAACCGCCATAGCGACCTTCACCGCCCCGATGGTGCCTCTTGAAGGGGCCAGGCTCGATTTCGAACTGGAGGTCCGCGACGCCTCCGCTCTGGCCTCTTCGGATACGGTGACCATCACCGTGGATGACCGAAGCCCGAGGACCTTCAGGCTGACCCTGCCCTCCGGTGCCTACTCGGAGGTCGGCTTTCCGGTCGAGGCGGACCCGGATCTCCTGCATCAGATCACGGCACAGCTCGGGCCATACGATATTAAGCGCTTCAGGCTTTTCCGCTGGGATCCTGAGACCGGTAAAAACATCGAAATCGTCGGCCCGGGGTGGGGGGCCGAGCAGGCCTGCGTTCCGGGACGCGGTTACTGGGCGATTGCCCGCGACCCGGCCACGCTGGATATCACCGGCACACCGGCCTCCATCCGCCGGCCCTGCAGGGTCCTTCTGCACCCGGGCTGGAACCAGCTCGCCGGCCCTTTCTTCTTCGATGTCGGCTGGAACGACCGGATCCTGGTCAGCGACGGGACAGAAGAGTCGCTCATCCCTGTCACCGCCGAGGAAAACACGTTGACGAGCCGGGTGATCCTGGAATACGACAGCGCAACGGGGCAGTATGCCATCGCTTCGGGGCTGCGGATGGGACGGGGTTACTGGATCGAAAACCTGACCCCCGAGGATGTGGAACTCCTGATACCGCCGGAACCTGCGGCACTTTCGAACGGCTCGAAGACCACAGAAGCGGGAATGGGCACCTATGACGGTCCTCCGCCGCCCCTGCCGCCCGAAGGCCTGGGGAAAACACGGCGCCGCCCCTGA